Proteins from one Staphylococcus saprophyticus subsp. saprophyticus ATCC 15305 = NCTC 7292 genomic window:
- the ligA gene encoding NAD-dependent DNA ligase LigA — MADIQSRVDELHRLLNQYSYEYYVKDNPSVPDSEYDKLLHELIDIETQHPEYRTADSPTVRVGGSAQSTFEKVNHDTPMLSLGNAFNEEDLRKFDQRIRDNIGNVEYMCELKIDGLAVSLKYENGRFVQGLTRGDGTTGEDITENLKTIHAIPLKINESRTFEVRGEAYMPRKSFVNLNEAKAANEEQPFANPRNAAAGSLRQLDSKLAAKRKLSVFLYSVNDFTQFNADTQSEALDELDQLGFKTNQERQRVQTIEEVMTYIDKWTKQRENLPYDIDGIVIKVNALEQQETLGFTQKSPRWAIAYKFPAEEVVTELLDIELSIGRTGVVTPTAVLEPVRVAGTTVSRASLHNEDLIHDKDIRIGDSVVIKKAGDIIPEVIKSVLDRRPDDAEIYHMPSHCPSCEHELVRIEGEVALRCINPKCQAQLVEGLIHFVSRQAMNIDGLGTKIIQQLYENEKIKDVADIFYLTKEDLLPLDRMGEKKVDNLLNAIEKAKSNSLEQLLFGLGIRHLGVKASQVIAEKYGTIDELFHVTEEALMDIHDVGHKLAQSVVTYLENEDIRALIDKLKAKNVNMIYKGVKTTELEGHPDFKDKTIVLTGKLYQMTRNEASNWLALQGAKVTNSVTKNTDLVIAGEDAGSKLAKAEKFGTEIWSEEAFVQKQNEIEG; from the coding sequence GTGGCTGATATACAATCGCGTGTAGATGAGTTGCATAGATTATTAAATCAATATAGCTATGAGTACTATGTGAAAGATAATCCATCAGTACCTGATAGTGAGTATGATAAATTACTCCATGAATTGATAGATATAGAAACGCAACATCCAGAATATCGTACTGCGGATTCACCTACAGTTAGAGTAGGTGGTAGTGCGCAGTCCACATTCGAAAAAGTGAATCATGATACGCCTATGCTTAGTTTAGGTAATGCGTTTAACGAAGAAGATTTAAGAAAATTTGATCAGCGTATACGTGATAATATAGGAAATGTTGAGTACATGTGTGAATTGAAAATTGATGGACTTGCAGTTTCATTAAAATATGAGAACGGTCGATTTGTTCAAGGTTTAACTCGTGGGGATGGCACCACGGGCGAAGACATTACTGAAAATTTAAAGACAATACACGCGATACCATTAAAAATTAATGAAAGTAGAACTTTTGAAGTCAGAGGCGAAGCGTATATGCCTAGAAAGTCTTTTGTTAATTTAAATGAAGCGAAAGCTGCGAATGAAGAACAGCCATTTGCTAATCCAAGAAATGCAGCGGCTGGTTCATTACGACAATTAGATTCAAAGTTAGCTGCCAAACGTAAACTGAGCGTTTTCTTATATAGTGTGAATGATTTTACCCAGTTTAATGCAGATACTCAAAGTGAAGCATTAGATGAACTTGACCAACTAGGCTTTAAAACAAACCAAGAACGTCAACGCGTTCAAACGATAGAAGAAGTTATGACTTACATTGACAAATGGACAAAACAACGTGAAAACTTGCCTTATGATATTGATGGTATTGTTATTAAAGTCAATGCTTTAGAACAACAGGAAACATTAGGCTTCACTCAAAAATCACCGCGCTGGGCTATTGCATATAAATTTCCCGCTGAAGAAGTGGTTACGGAATTATTAGATATTGAATTGAGTATCGGTAGAACAGGTGTTGTTACACCCACAGCTGTTCTTGAACCAGTTAGGGTAGCAGGTACAACCGTTTCTCGCGCTTCACTACATAATGAAGATTTAATCCATGATAAGGATATAAGAATAGGTGATAGCGTTGTAATTAAAAAAGCAGGCGACATCATACCTGAAGTAATTAAAAGTGTATTAGACAGACGACCTGATGATGCAGAAATCTATCACATGCCTTCACATTGTCCTAGTTGTGAACATGAATTAGTTAGAATAGAAGGCGAAGTGGCATTACGTTGTATTAACCCTAAATGCCAAGCGCAATTAGTAGAAGGATTAATTCACTTTGTTTCACGACAAGCGATGAATATAGATGGCTTAGGAACTAAAATAATCCAACAGTTATATGAAAATGAGAAAATAAAAGATGTAGCAGATATTTTCTATTTGACGAAAGAAGATCTTTTACCACTGGACCGTATGGGCGAGAAAAAAGTAGATAATTTACTCAATGCTATTGAAAAAGCTAAATCGAATTCATTAGAACAATTATTATTTGGTCTTGGTATTCGACATTTAGGCGTTAAAGCTAGCCAAGTGATTGCTGAAAAATATGGAACGATAGATGAACTGTTTCATGTGACGGAAGAAGCGTTAATGGATATTCATGATGTGGGGCATAAGCTAGCTCAATCTGTAGTAACTTATTTAGAAAATGAAGATATACGTGCATTAATTGATAAATTAAAAGCAAAAAATGTTAATATGATTTATAAAGGTGTTAAGACAACAGAATTAGAAGGACACCCAGATTTTAAAGACAAAACAATTGTCCTAACTGGTAAGTTATATCAAATGACAAGAAATGAAGCATCCAATTGGTTAGCATTACAAGGTGCAAAAGTAACCAATAGCGTAACAAAAAATACCGATTTGGTCATAGCAGGTGAAGATGCTGGTTCTAAACTAGCTAAAGCAGAAAAATTTGGTACAGAAATTTGGTCAGAAGAAGCTTTTGTTCAGAAACAAAATGAAATAGAGGGATAG
- a CDS encoding CamS family sex pheromone protein → MKRTIILFISAILVLTACGNNDEKSKEQSNEKEQQKESGSVKEIATDKNVQGDNYRTILPFKESQARGLLQDNMANSYNGEDFENGLLDLSKSVFPTDDYLYQDGQYLDKDMINAFLNPKYTKDEVNKMDESDRKEKKANENLGLNPSHKGETDPEKIAEQSPAYLSNILEQDFYASGDTKGKKIKGMTIGLAMNSTYYYQKEKDGETYSKDLDDKEIEKQGKQMAEELLSRIRENKDLKEIPIHFAIYKQSGENSIVPGEFIAGTTVEDGKTRINDWKDINQKTALLPSEEAGELDENLNSDFKQFNDNLQTYFNNFTQAVGTVKFDNKKAKQLSVDLPIDYYGKAETIGITQYVTEQADKYFDGIDEYEIHIKDGNNPKALISKTKDDKEPQVHIYKNNN, encoded by the coding sequence ATGAAACGAACGATTATACTATTCATCTCAGCAATTTTGGTATTAACAGCTTGTGGAAATAATGATGAAAAATCAAAAGAACAATCTAATGAAAAAGAGCAACAAAAAGAGTCAGGTTCCGTAAAAGAAATTGCAACGGATAAAAATGTGCAAGGTGATAATTATAGAACGATTTTACCATTTAAGGAGAGCCAAGCACGTGGATTATTACAAGATAACATGGCGAACAGTTACAATGGTGAAGACTTTGAAAATGGTTTGTTAGATTTAAGTAAAAGTGTATTTCCAACGGATGACTACTTATATCAAGATGGACAATACTTAGATAAAGATATGATTAACGCTTTTCTAAATCCAAAGTATACTAAAGATGAAGTTAACAAAATGGATGAAAGTGATAGAAAAGAGAAAAAAGCAAATGAAAACTTGGGACTAAATCCATCTCACAAAGGTGAAACAGATCCTGAAAAAATTGCTGAACAATCACCTGCATATTTATCTAATATTTTAGAACAAGATTTTTATGCGAGTGGTGATACAAAAGGTAAAAAAATAAAAGGTATGACAATAGGTTTAGCTATGAATAGTACATATTATTATCAAAAAGAAAAAGACGGTGAAACCTATAGCAAAGACCTCGACGATAAAGAAATTGAAAAACAAGGTAAACAAATGGCAGAAGAATTACTTTCTCGAATTCGGGAAAATAAGGATTTGAAAGAAATACCTATACATTTTGCTATTTATAAACAATCTGGTGAAAATTCAATTGTTCCAGGTGAGTTTATTGCAGGGACAACGGTTGAAGATGGTAAGACACGTATTAATGATTGGAAAGATATTAATCAAAAAACAGCCTTATTACCTTCTGAAGAAGCGGGAGAGCTTGATGAAAATTTAAATTCCGATTTCAAACAATTTAATGACAACCTACAAACCTATTTTAATAATTTTACACAAGCAGTGGGTACAGTTAAATTTGATAATAAAAAAGCGAAACAACTATCCGTTGATTTACCTATAGATTATTACGGTAAAGCAGAAACGATTGGTATCACTCAATATGTAACAGAACAAGCTGATAAATATTTTGATGGTATTGATGAATATGAAATTCATATTAAAGATGGTAATAATCCGAAAGCACTTATAAGTAAAACGAAAGACGACAAAGAACCACAAGTTCATATTTATAAAAACAACAATTAA
- the putP gene encoding sodium/proline symporter PutP — MLILGTSLANQVHASWQTYIMIIIYFTILLFIGYYGYKQATGNLSEFMLGGRSIGPYVTALSAGASDMSGWMIMGLPGSVYSTGLSAMWITIGLSLGAYVNYFVVAPRLRVYTELAGDAITLPDFFKNRLNDHNNYIKIISGLIIVVFFTLYTHSGFVSGGKLFESAFGLNYHWGLLMVAFIVIFYTFFGGYLAVSITDFFQGVIMLIAMVMVPIVALIDLNGIDTFKQVAEMKPTNMNLFKGTTVLGIISLFAWGLGYFGQPHIIVRFMSIKSHKLLPKARRLGISWMVIGLLGAVAVGLTGIAFISERNIKLEDPETLFIVMSQILFHPLVGGFLLAAILAAIMSTISSQLLVTSSSLTEDFYKLIRGEDKAKAHEKEFLMVGRLSVLIVAIVAIWIAWSPNDTILNLVGNAWAGFGAAFSPLVIFSLYWKGLSRTGALAGMITGALVVIIWIVWIKPLASINELFGMYEIIPGFLASVITTYFVSKYTKKPGSFVTHDLDKVKQIVKE; from the coding sequence ATGCTGATATTAGGCACTTCATTGGCCAACCAAGTACATGCAAGTTGGCAAACATATATAATGATCATCATATATTTCACTATATTATTATTTATCGGTTACTACGGATACAAACAAGCTACAGGTAATTTAAGTGAATTTATGTTAGGTGGTAGGAGCATCGGTCCTTATGTGACAGCACTTTCAGCAGGTGCATCAGATATGAGTGGCTGGATGATTATGGGTCTACCAGGATCTGTTTATAGTACTGGGTTATCTGCTATGTGGATTACCATTGGTCTTTCATTAGGCGCCTATGTAAATTATTTTGTCGTTGCACCTCGTCTACGTGTCTATACAGAATTGGCTGGTGATGCGATTACATTACCAGATTTCTTTAAAAACAGATTAAATGACCACAATAATTACATAAAAATTATATCCGGCTTAATTATTGTTGTTTTTTTCACTTTATACACACATTCCGGTTTTGTATCAGGTGGTAAATTATTCGAAAGTGCCTTCGGTTTGAATTATCATTGGGGATTACTAATGGTTGCATTTATAGTCATATTTTATACATTTTTCGGTGGTTATCTTGCTGTATCTATCACCGACTTCTTCCAAGGAGTGATCATGTTAATCGCTATGGTGATGGTCCCTATCGTTGCACTTATCGATTTAAACGGCATCGATACGTTTAAACAAGTAGCAGAGATGAAACCAACAAATATGAATCTATTTAAAGGCACAACCGTTTTAGGTATCATTTCACTGTTTGCTTGGGGATTGGGTTATTTCGGACAACCTCATATTATTGTTAGATTTATGTCTATAAAATCGCACAAATTATTACCAAAAGCACGAAGATTAGGTATTAGCTGGATGGTGATTGGGTTATTAGGTGCTGTTGCAGTTGGTTTAACAGGTATTGCCTTTATTTCTGAACGCAACATCAAGTTAGAGGATCCTGAAACTTTATTTATCGTTATGAGCCAAATTTTATTCCACCCTTTAGTTGGAGGCTTCTTATTGGCAGCAATTTTGGCAGCCATCATGAGTACAATTTCTTCACAATTACTGGTAACTTCAAGTTCCTTAACGGAAGACTTTTATAAACTCATTCGTGGTGAAGATAAAGCTAAAGCACACGAGAAAGAATTCTTAATGGTTGGTCGTTTATCTGTATTAATTGTAGCGATTGTGGCTATATGGATTGCTTGGTCGCCAAACGATACGATACTAAATTTAGTTGGTAATGCTTGGGCAGGATTTGGTGCCGCATTTAGTCCATTAGTTATCTTCTCACTCTATTGGAAAGGTCTATCACGTACTGGTGCACTTGCAGGCATGATTACCGGCGCATTGGTCGTAATTATTTGGATTGTTTGGATTAAACCATTAGCTTCTATCAATGAGCTATTTGGTATGTATGAAATTATTCCTGGATTCTTAGCAAGTGTGATTACTACTTACTTTGTTAGTAAATACACTAAAAAACCTGGTTCATTTGTGACACATGACCTAGATAAAGTAAAACAAATCGTAAAGGAATAG
- the gatC gene encoding Asp-tRNA(Asn)/Glu-tRNA(Gln) amidotransferase subunit GatC — MAKVTREEVEHIANLARLQITEDETTEMQNTLESILNFANQIDTADTSEIEPTYHVLDLQNVLREDKAIEGIPQELALKNAKVTEDGQFKVPSIMNEEDA, encoded by the coding sequence ATGGCTAAAGTTACACGAGAAGAAGTTGAACATATAGCAAATTTAGCAAGACTTCAAATTACTGAAGATGAAACGACTGAAATGCAAAATACATTAGAAAGCATTTTAAACTTTGCTAATCAAATAGATACAGCGGATACTAGTGAAATTGAACCAACATATCACGTACTAGATTTACAAAATGTATTACGTGAAGATAAAGCAATCGAGGGCATCCCTCAAGAGCTTGCATTAAAAAATGCTAAAGTGACGGAAGATGGACAGTTTAAAGTACCATCTATCATGAATGAGGAGGACGCTTAA
- the gatA gene encoding Asp-tRNA(Asn)/Glu-tRNA(Gln) amidotransferase subunit GatA — protein MTIRYESVENLINLIKNKEITPSKVVSDIYDAIEETDPTIKSFLALDKENAIKKAQELDELQAKDQMEGKLFGIPMGIKDNIITEGVETTCASKMLEGFVPIYESTVMNKLRNEQAVLIGKLNMDEFAMGGSTETSYYKKTVNPFDHTAVPGGSSGGSAAAVAAGLVPFSLGSDTGGSIRQPAAYCGIVGLKPTYGRVSRFGLVAFASSLDQIGPLTRTVKDNALVLEAITGVDENDSTSAPVEDADYTSDIGKDIKGLKIALPSEYLGEGVSDEVKASVKEAVETLRGLGATVEEVSLPNTKYGIPSYYVIASSEASSNLSRFDGIRYGYHSPEANSLEELYKMSRSEGFGEEVKRRIFLGTFALSSGYYDAFYKKSQKVRTLIKDDFNRIFENYDVVVGPTTPTTAFNLGDEIDDPLTMYANDLLTTPVNLAGLPGISVPCGQSNGRPIGLQFIGKPFDEKTLYRVAYQYETKFNFHNEYEKL, from the coding sequence ATGACCATCCGTTATGAATCTGTTGAGAATTTGATCAACTTAATCAAAAACAAAGAAATTACACCATCTAAAGTTGTAAGTGATATTTACGATGCAATTGAAGAAACTGATCCAACGATCAAATCGTTTCTTGCATTAGATAAAGAAAATGCTATTAAAAAAGCACAAGAATTAGATGAATTACAAGCAAAAGACCAAATGGAAGGCAAGTTATTTGGTATTCCAATGGGTATTAAAGATAACATTATTACTGAAGGTGTAGAAACAACATGTGCTAGTAAAATGTTAGAGGGCTTTGTACCAATTTATGAATCAACTGTGATGAATAAATTACGAAATGAACAAGCAGTGCTTATCGGTAAATTAAATATGGATGAATTTGCTATGGGTGGTTCCACTGAAACATCATATTACAAAAAAACTGTAAATCCTTTCGATCATACTGCAGTACCTGGTGGTTCTTCGGGTGGTTCTGCCGCAGCAGTTGCAGCTGGTTTAGTTCCTTTCAGTTTAGGTTCTGATACTGGTGGCTCAATTCGTCAACCAGCAGCTTATTGTGGAATTGTCGGTTTGAAACCAACATATGGCCGTGTATCACGTTTTGGTCTAGTAGCCTTTGCATCGTCATTAGATCAAATTGGACCATTGACACGTACAGTTAAAGACAATGCATTAGTCTTGGAAGCAATTACTGGGGTAGACGAAAATGATTCAACAAGTGCGCCAGTTGAAGATGCTGATTACACTTCTGATATCGGTAAAGATATTAAAGGATTGAAAATCGCGCTTCCAAGTGAGTATTTAGGTGAAGGTGTTTCTGATGAAGTCAAAGCATCTGTAAAAGAAGCAGTCGAAACTTTAAGAGGTCTTGGTGCCACTGTAGAAGAAGTATCATTACCGAATACGAAGTATGGGATTCCTTCTTATTATGTAATTGCATCTTCTGAAGCTTCTTCTAACTTGTCTCGTTTCGATGGTATTAGATATGGATATCATTCTCCAGAAGCGAACTCATTAGAAGAATTATATAAAATGTCTAGAAGTGAGGGCTTTGGTGAGGAAGTTAAACGCCGTATCTTCTTGGGAACATTTGCATTAAGTTCAGGTTATTATGATGCATTTTATAAAAAATCACAAAAAGTTAGAACATTAATCAAAGATGATTTCAATCGTATATTTGAAAATTATGATGTTGTCGTTGGTCCAACTACACCTACAACAGCTTTCAATTTAGGTGACGAAATAGATGATCCACTTACAATGTATGCGAACGATTTATTAACAACGCCAGTTAATTTAGCTGGTTTACCAGGTATTTCTGTTCCTTGTGGACAATCAAATGGCCGCCCAATCGGTTTACAATTTATAGGTAAACCATTTGATGAAAAAACACTATATCGTGTCGCTTACCAATATGAAACAAAATTTAATTTTCATAATGAATACGAAAAACTATAA
- the gatB gene encoding Asp-tRNA(Asn)/Glu-tRNA(Gln) amidotransferase subunit GatB, with the protein MHFETVIGLEVHVELKTDSKMFSPAPAHFGAKPNSNTNVIDLAYPGVLPVVNRRAVDWAMRASMALNMEIATESKFDRKNYFYPDNPKAYQISQFDQPIGENGYIDIEVDGETKRIGITRLHMEEDAGKSTHKDGYSLVDLNRQGTPLIEIVSEPDIRSPQEAYAYLEKLRSIIQYTGVSDCKMEEGSLRCDANISLRPYGQEEFGTKAELKNLNSFTYVRKGLEYEEKRQEEELLNGGEILQETRRFDESNGKTLLMRVKEGSDDYRYFPEPDIVPLYVDEEWKERVRQTIPELPDERKEKYVNQYGLPAYDAHVLTLTKEMSDFFEGAVAEGADVKLTSNWLMGGVNEYLNKNQIDLLDTKLTPENLAGMIKLIEDGTMSSKIAKKVFPELAENGGDAKQIMEDKGLVQISDEATLLKFVNEALDNNEQSIEDYKNGKGKAMGFLVGQIMKASKGQANPQLVNQLLKQELDKR; encoded by the coding sequence ATGCATTTTGAAACAGTTATCGGACTAGAAGTCCACGTTGAGTTAAAAACAGATTCTAAAATGTTTTCTCCAGCGCCAGCGCATTTTGGAGCAAAACCGAACTCAAACACAAATGTTATCGACCTAGCATATCCAGGTGTATTACCAGTTGTAAACAGACGTGCTGTTGATTGGGCCATGAGAGCTTCAATGGCATTGAACATGGAAATTGCTACAGAATCTAAATTTGACCGTAAAAACTATTTTTATCCAGATAATCCAAAAGCTTATCAAATTTCACAATTTGATCAACCAATTGGTGAAAATGGTTATATCGATATCGAGGTTGATGGTGAAACAAAACGCATTGGTATTACGCGTTTACACATGGAAGAAGATGCTGGTAAATCAACACATAAAGATGGTTATTCTTTAGTTGATTTAAATAGACAAGGTACACCATTAATTGAAATCGTATCGGAACCAGATATTCGCTCTCCTCAAGAAGCATACGCATACCTAGAAAAACTACGTTCAATCATTCAATATACAGGCGTTTCAGATTGTAAGATGGAAGAAGGTTCATTACGTTGTGATGCCAACATTTCATTACGTCCGTATGGTCAAGAAGAATTTGGTACAAAAGCTGAGTTGAAAAACTTAAACTCCTTTACATATGTTCGTAAAGGTCTTGAATACGAAGAAAAACGTCAAGAAGAAGAATTGTTAAATGGTGGAGAAATTTTACAAGAAACACGTCGATTTGACGAGTCTAATGGTAAGACATTATTAATGCGTGTTAAAGAAGGATCTGACGATTACCGTTATTTCCCAGAACCAGATATTGTACCTTTATATGTAGATGAAGAATGGAAAGAACGCGTTCGTCAAACGATTCCTGAATTACCTGATGAAAGAAAAGAAAAGTATGTAAATCAATATGGTTTACCTGCCTACGATGCACACGTACTTACACTGACAAAAGAAATGTCTGATTTCTTCGAAGGTGCAGTTGCAGAAGGTGCAGATGTTAAGTTGACATCTAACTGGTTAATGGGTGGCGTAAACGAATATCTAAATAAAAATCAAATTGATTTATTAGATACTAAGTTAACACCAGAAAACTTAGCGGGTATGATTAAATTAATTGAAGATGGCACAATGAGTAGTAAAATAGCTAAAAAAGTATTCCCTGAACTAGCTGAAAATGGCGGGGATGCAAAACAAATTATGGAAGATAAAGGCTTAGTGCAGATTTCTGACGAAGCAACATTGCTTAAATTTGTAAATGAAGCATTGGATAATAACGAGCAATCTATTGAAGACTATAAGAATGGTAAAGGTAAGGCTATGGGCTTCTTAGTTGGACAAATTATGAAAGCTTCTAAAGGCCAAGCTAATCCACAGTTAGTTAACCAATTGTTAAAACAAGAATTGGATAAACGATAA
- a CDS encoding diacylglycerol kinase, whose amino-acid sequence MRKRARIIYNPTSGKELFKRTLPDVLIKLEKAGFETSAYATEKVGDATTEAARSLEQNYDVLIAAGGDGTLNEVINGIAEKPNRPSLGIIPMGTVNDFGRALHLPTDIMSAIDVIIEGHMTRVDIGKMNSRYFINLAAGGQLTQVSYETPSKLKSIVGPFAYYIKGFEMLPQMKAVDIRIEYDDEVFQGEALLFLLGLTNSMAGFEKLVPDAKLDDGYFTLIIVEKANLAELGHIMTLASRGEHTKHPKVHYKKAKSISVSSFTDMQLNVDGEYGGKLPGNFLNLKQHIEVFTPNDIKNEEIIEQ is encoded by the coding sequence ATGAGAAAAAGAGCTAGAATCATTTATAATCCAACATCTGGAAAGGAATTATTTAAACGCACATTACCAGATGTTTTAATTAAATTAGAAAAAGCTGGATTTGAAACAAGCGCATATGCCACAGAAAAAGTAGGCGACGCAACTACAGAAGCAGCACGTAGTTTAGAACAAAATTACGATGTACTGATTGCAGCTGGTGGAGATGGTACTTTAAATGAAGTCATAAATGGCATTGCTGAAAAGCCAAATAGACCAAGTTTAGGTATTATACCGATGGGCACTGTGAATGATTTTGGTCGTGCATTACATTTACCCACAGATATCATGAGTGCGATAGATGTCATTATTGAGGGACATATGACACGTGTGGATATTGGTAAGATGAATAGTCGTTATTTTATTAACTTAGCTGCAGGTGGACAACTAACTCAAGTATCATACGAAACTCCGAGTAAGTTGAAATCCATTGTAGGACCATTCGCGTATTATATCAAAGGTTTTGAAATGTTACCTCAAATGAAAGCCGTGGATATTCGTATTGAATATGATGACGAAGTATTCCAAGGAGAAGCCTTGTTATTCTTACTAGGGCTTACGAATTCAATGGCTGGGTTTGAAAAATTAGTCCCCGATGCTAAATTGGATGATGGTTACTTTACATTAATTATCGTTGAAAAAGCTAACTTAGCTGAATTAGGCCACATTATGACGTTAGCATCAAGAGGTGAACATACCAAGCATCCTAAAGTACATTACAAGAAGGCCAAATCTATTAGCGTTTCATCATTCACCGATATGCAATTAAATGTAGATGGTGAATATGGAGGCAAATTACCTGGTAATTTTTTAAACTTGAAACAACATATTGAAGTATTCACACCAAATGATATTAAAAATGAAGAAATTATAGAACAATGA
- the rlmD gene encoding 23S rRNA (uracil(1939)-C(5))-methyltransferase RlmD: MNAIQKNEVIEGTVIDLTHEGHGVVKFDRYPIFVPNALINEVIAFKVIKVKKNFAIGKLVEIKEKSTDRVEPPCIYYYKCGGCQLQHMTYQAQLNMKKEQVVNLFQRKAGFKDTIIHDTIGMENPWYYRNKSQIPVGKNNENKVITGFYRQRSHDIINMDECLIQDQLHQEVINKLKAWFNELNISVYNERKKQGMMRHVVIRTGHHSRELMVIFVTNGKKFKQGDILTERLKQHFPAIVSIKQNVNDTHSNVIMGQNSYTLYGKDEIVDMLSDVTFKINDQSFYQINSIQTEKLYQRAIDYAELQGEETVLDTYCGIGTIGLYMAPKAKHVYGVEVVPEAITDAQQNATINQFENTTFVCGKAEEVILKWKSEGIRPDVVMVDPPRKGCDETFLKTLLELNPQKIVYISCNPSTQQRDAQLLANQYKLTQITPVDMFPHTTHVETVAQFERI; this comes from the coding sequence ATGAATGCGATACAAAAAAATGAAGTAATTGAAGGAACAGTGATAGATTTAACACATGAAGGTCATGGTGTTGTGAAATTTGATCGTTATCCAATTTTTGTGCCCAATGCACTCATTAATGAAGTGATAGCGTTTAAAGTAATCAAAGTGAAAAAGAACTTCGCAATTGGTAAGCTGGTTGAAATTAAAGAAAAAAGCACTGATCGAGTAGAACCACCGTGTATATATTATTATAAATGTGGTGGTTGTCAGTTGCAGCACATGACATATCAAGCGCAGTTAAATATGAAAAAAGAACAAGTTGTGAATTTATTTCAACGTAAAGCTGGATTTAAAGATACAATCATTCATGACACGATTGGTATGGAAAATCCTTGGTACTACAGAAATAAATCACAAATTCCAGTGGGTAAAAACAATGAGAATAAAGTTATAACAGGATTTTATCGTCAACGTAGCCACGATATTATTAATATGGATGAATGTTTGATTCAAGACCAACTACACCAAGAAGTTATAAATAAATTAAAAGCGTGGTTCAATGAACTAAACATCAGTGTTTATAATGAGCGTAAAAAGCAAGGCATGATGCGTCATGTTGTAATAAGAACAGGGCATCATTCTAGAGAACTCATGGTCATTTTTGTAACAAATGGCAAAAAATTTAAACAAGGTGACATCCTAACAGAACGTTTAAAACAACATTTTCCAGCAATTGTGAGTATTAAACAAAATGTAAATGATACACATTCCAACGTTATAATGGGACAAAATTCATATACACTTTATGGTAAAGATGAGATTGTCGATATGTTGTCAGATGTCACATTTAAAATTAATGACCAATCATTTTATCAAATTAATTCTATCCAAACAGAAAAACTATATCAACGTGCTATAGATTATGCTGAGCTACAGGGAGAAGAAACAGTGTTGGATACTTATTGCGGTATTGGTACCATTGGTTTATATATGGCTCCCAAAGCAAAACATGTCTATGGTGTTGAGGTTGTGCCAGAAGCCATTACAGATGCTCAACAAAATGCGACTATAAACCAATTTGAAAATACTACTTTTGTCTGTGGTAAGGCAGAAGAAGTTATCTTAAAATGGAAATCAGAAGGAATAAGACCAGATGTTGTAATGGTTGATCCACCTAGAAAGGGTTGTGACGAAACATTTTTGAAGACATTATTAGAGCTAAATCCTCAAAAAATTGTCTACATATCATGTAACCCATCAACGCAACAGCGTGATGCACAATTATTAGCAAACCAATATAAGTTAACACAAATTACACCGGTTGATATGTTTCCGCATACGACACATGTTGAAACAGTGGCACAATTTGAACGTATATAA